From Vagococcus jeotgali, one genomic window encodes:
- a CDS encoding IS1182 family transposase: protein MYKNYNTKQVTLSLNLDIYLEENDIAFAIDELVESIPVDVFSVFEHRMGTSSYHPKMMLKLILCGYTQSIFSGRKIEAMSKDSIRAMWLTQSQTPNFRTINRFRVNPLVQPILQECFIQFRNQLVSQQLIDEEAIFIDGTKLEANANKYTFVWKKSTQRYEESLREKSKSYYQQLVEEQIIPSICSEDDELNTGNLKQIIDELEIKVSDLSTKIENTSDVQERKELRSERKEPKKALKAFSDFIYRKQKYKEQHDIYNGRNSYSKTDHDATFMRMKDDHMMNGQLKPGYNVQIATNHQYVLAYETFSNPTDFKTMIPFLDTIKKSYFDLPKYIVADAGYGSEENYQAILDDFERTPLITYTMYQKEHTKKYKQNPFIPDNWIYNELADTYICPNNREVKFRNYSTRTDKSGFKRQLKIYECESCLNCPVRALCTRAKSSKNRVIQRNGNWEYFKAHVRELLKEDVTGEIYRQRKIDVEPAFGNLKANLAFNRFSVRGKDKISQELGFALMALNLRKLRKNRKDISKRSRKNKHSEMRGFILECLFSVKRLLGQPLFILVIFTKEHFNVFCENKHDYIYRTNTCYLFSINKRLEIK from the coding sequence ATGTATAAGAATTATAACACGAAACAGGTTACTTTATCACTGAATTTAGATATTTATTTAGAAGAAAATGATATCGCTTTTGCGATTGATGAGTTAGTAGAAAGCATCCCTGTGGATGTGTTCTCAGTTTTTGAGCATCGAATGGGAACTTCGTCTTATCATCCAAAAATGATGTTGAAGCTTATTCTGTGTGGCTACACTCAATCTATTTTTTCAGGCAGAAAGATAGAAGCTATGTCTAAAGACAGCATTCGTGCCATGTGGTTAACGCAATCACAGACACCTAACTTCAGAACAATTAATCGATTCAGAGTGAACCCACTGGTTCAACCGATACTTCAAGAATGTTTTATTCAATTTAGAAATCAGCTTGTTTCTCAACAATTAATTGATGAAGAAGCTATTTTTATTGATGGAACAAAGTTAGAAGCCAACGCAAATAAATATACCTTCGTTTGGAAAAAGAGTACACAACGTTATGAAGAATCTTTGAGAGAAAAGTCAAAGTCCTATTATCAACAACTTGTAGAAGAGCAAATTATTCCATCTATTTGTTCAGAAGATGATGAGTTAAACACAGGAAATTTAAAACAAATCATTGATGAGTTGGAAATAAAAGTAAGTGATTTAAGCACTAAAATTGAAAATACTTCAGATGTTCAAGAGAGAAAAGAACTTCGTTCTGAGCGTAAAGAGCCTAAAAAAGCATTGAAAGCTTTTTCTGACTTTATCTATAGAAAGCAAAAATATAAAGAACAACATGATATTTATAACGGTAGAAATAGCTACTCTAAAACAGATCATGATGCCACTTTTATGAGAATGAAAGATGACCACATGATGAATGGTCAGTTAAAACCTGGATATAACGTTCAAATTGCAACCAATCATCAATACGTTTTAGCATATGAAACATTTTCAAATCCAACGGATTTTAAAACAATGATTCCCTTCTTAGATACTATCAAGAAATCTTATTTTGACTTACCTAAATACATTGTGGCAGACGCAGGTTATGGTAGTGAAGAAAACTATCAAGCAATTTTAGATGATTTTGAAAGAACTCCATTAATTACTTATACAATGTATCAGAAAGAACACACTAAAAAATATAAACAAAATCCATTCATTCCAGATAACTGGATTTATAATGAATTGGCAGATACTTATATTTGCCCGAATAATCGAGAAGTCAAATTTAGAAATTACTCTACTCGAACGGATAAATCTGGATTCAAAAGACAACTTAAAATATATGAATGTGAGTCTTGTTTAAATTGCCCAGTTAGAGCATTATGTACTCGTGCGAAGAGTAGTAAAAATCGAGTGATTCAAAGAAATGGGAATTGGGAATATTTTAAAGCTCACGTAAGAGAGCTTTTGAAAGAGGATGTCACAGGAGAAATATATCGTCAAAGAAAAATAGATGTTGAACCAGCCTTTGGAAATCTGAAGGCTAATTTGGCATTCAATCGATTCTCTGTAAGAGGAAAAGATAAGATTTCACAGGAGCTGGGATTTGCGTTAATGGCACTAAATTTAAGAAAACTGAGAAAAAATAGGAAGGATATTAGTAAGAGATCACGAAAAAACAAGCATTCTGAAATGAGAGGTTTCATTTTGGAATGCTTGTTTTCTGTAAAGAGACTTTTGGGTCAGCCTCTTTTTATTTTAGTTATTTTCACAAAAGAACATTTTAATGTCTTTTGTGAAAATAAACATGATTATATATATCGAACAAACACTTGTTATTTATTTTCAATAAATAAACGTTTAGAAATAAAATAA
- the menA gene encoding 1,4-dihydroxy-2-naphthoate polyprenyltransferase — translation MSMKNFLELVEIKTKLASFFPFMIGLLFSWFYFNQVSIENMILFFIAMLTFDMATTAINNLMDFKKAKDDEYLKNTNILGKANLNVKKVTYLIYTMIAFSSMVGLYLTYKTSILLLFMGGLCFLIGIFYTFGPIPLSRMPLGEVFSGITMGFGIFFITIYLNISQMGVLGIDFLNGQFLLYGDILQLLFILWASIPMVFTIANIMLANNLCDLEEDIKNHRYTLPYYIGRKNGLHLFNFLMYSCYIVIILAVVMRIYSWPMLIVLLTYPKIKQNIIKFNEQQEKRTTFSIAIKNLILFNTAQILGLLISVILRG, via the coding sequence ATGTCGATGAAGAATTTTTTAGAACTAGTTGAAATCAAAACTAAACTAGCTAGTTTTTTTCCCTTTATGATAGGTTTGTTGTTTTCTTGGTTTTACTTCAATCAGGTTAGTATTGAAAATATGATATTGTTTTTTATAGCTATGTTAACTTTTGATATGGCAACTACAGCAATTAACAATCTAATGGATTTTAAGAAAGCAAAAGACGATGAGTATTTAAAAAACACGAATATCTTAGGTAAAGCTAATTTAAACGTTAAAAAAGTAACATACTTGATCTATACGATGATCGCTTTTTCGAGTATGGTTGGTTTATATTTAACTTATAAAACAAGTATTTTACTTTTATTTATGGGTGGCTTATGTTTTCTGATAGGTATTTTCTACACATTTGGTCCAATTCCTTTATCTCGTATGCCTCTTGGTGAAGTGTTTAGTGGTATCACTATGGGATTTGGTATTTTCTTTATTACGATTTATTTAAACATTTCTCAGATGGGTGTATTAGGAATAGATTTTTTAAATGGGCAATTTTTATTATACGGTGATATTCTTCAATTGCTATTTATTTTATGGGCTTCTATTCCCATGGTTTTTACCATTGCTAATATTATGTTAGCTAATAATTTATGTGATTTAGAAGAAGATATAAAGAATCACCGATATACGCTACCTTATTACATAGGCAGAAAAAATGGTCTTCATTTATTTAATTTCTTAATGTATAGTTGCTATATAGTTATCATATTAGCTGTTGTTATGAGAATCTATTCTTGGCCAATGTTAATCGTATTACTGACTTATCCAAAAATTAAACAGAACATCATAAAATTTAATGAGCAACAAGAAAAGAGAACAACATTTAGCATTGCTATAAAAAATTTAATATTATTTAATACAGCTCAGATTTTAGGATTACTTATTAGTGTTATATTAAGAGGCTGA
- a CDS encoding FAD:protein FMN transferase, producing the protein MKKKMTYLIWPLLVLTIILGGCGSKDDKRTTETTKNGTFLTEPYSDRQFLMGTYVQVQIFDEGKEDVLDKVFDRIKELDKKITVSEKGSEVDQINDEAGIKPVKVSDDVYDLIKEAVYYSKDSDGGFDLTIGPITELWHIGFDDARKPDQKEIDEELALVDYKKVKLNDEEHTVFLEEKGMRLDLGAIAKGYITDEAVDVLKENDVKSGIVDLGGNVYVLGDNPRNESGLWKVGVQDPNEARNTIVGTVTEKNKSLVTSGIYERNLEVDGVLYHHLFGSTTGYPFENDIAGVTIVSDTSIAGDGLSTAVFSKGVKGGMEYVERLDEVDAIFVTKEDDIYVSSGLQDNFILNDDSPYKIKKIKDLK; encoded by the coding sequence ATGAAGAAGAAAATGACATATTTAATTTGGCCGTTATTAGTATTAACTATTATATTAGGTGGTTGTGGTAGTAAAGATGATAAAAGAACTACAGAAACTACGAAAAACGGTACTTTTTTAACGGAGCCTTATTCGGATCGTCAATTTTTAATGGGGACTTATGTTCAAGTTCAAATTTTTGATGAAGGTAAAGAGGACGTGTTAGATAAAGTATTTGATCGCATTAAAGAGTTAGATAAAAAAATTACTGTTAGTGAAAAAGGTTCAGAAGTTGATCAAATCAATGATGAAGCAGGAATCAAACCAGTTAAAGTATCAGATGATGTTTATGATTTAATCAAGGAAGCTGTCTATTATAGCAAAGATTCAGATGGTGGTTTTGATTTAACCATTGGGCCAATTACGGAACTATGGCATATTGGCTTTGATGATGCAAGAAAACCTGATCAAAAAGAAATTGATGAAGAATTAGCTTTAGTTGATTATAAAAAAGTTAAACTTAATGATGAGGAGCATACGGTTTTCTTAGAAGAAAAAGGAATGAGACTCGATCTTGGTGCGATTGCTAAGGGGTATATCACTGATGAGGCAGTGGATGTGTTAAAAGAAAATGATGTTAAGAGTGGCATTGTTGATTTAGGCGGTAATGTATATGTATTAGGTGATAATCCAAGAAATGAATCAGGTCTTTGGAAAGTTGGGGTACAAGACCCTAATGAAGCCCGTAATACGATTGTCGGAACTGTAACTGAAAAGAACAAATCATTAGTGACATCAGGAATCTATGAACGTAATTTAGAAGTTGATGGCGTATTATATCATCATTTATTTGGTTCAACTACAGGCTATCCATTTGAAAATGATATTGCTGGTGTGACGATTGTTTCTGATACATCTATTGCAGGTGACGGGTTATCTACAGCTGTATTTTCAAAAGGAGTCAAAGGTGGTATGGAATATGTGGAGCGTCTTGACGAAGTGGATGCTATTTTTGTAACAAAAGAAGATGATATCTATGTAAGTAGTGGCTTGCAAGATAATTTTATTTTAAATGACGATTCACCCTACAAAATAAAGAAGATTAAAGATTTGAAATGA
- a CDS encoding FMN-binding protein translates to MKLKKLASGVTILAMSTLLLAACGGDKDKKDDKGTEASSSEVVKAESSESKADDTEKADKADDAAKDGDLKDGEYTLEEKNESNGYRTVFTIVVTDGKISESNYDNVNKDGESKINDDEYNKKMEEVAKTSPDKFIPALNKELVDKQDPKDIDTVTGATHSTDSFKEYATQLVEAAKKGDTTKIEVDNQVDK, encoded by the coding sequence ATGAAATTAAAAAAATTAGCTTCAGGTGTGACTATTTTAGCAATGTCAACATTGTTATTAGCAGCATGTGGCGGAGACAAAGATAAAAAAGATGACAAAGGTACAGAAGCATCATCTTCAGAAGTTGTAAAAGCTGAATCTTCAGAATCAAAAGCAGATGATACAGAAAAAGCTGACAAAGCAGATGATGCTGCTAAAGATGGCGACTTAAAAGATGGCGAGTATACTTTAGAAGAAAAAAATGAAAGCAATGGATACCGTACAGTATTTACAATCGTTGTAACAGATGGAAAAATTTCTGAATCTAACTACGATAACGTAAATAAAGATGGCGAATCTAAAATCAATGATGATGAATACAACAAAAAAATGGAAGAAGTTGCTAAAACTTCACCAGACAAATTCATCCCAGCATTAAACAAAGAGTTAGTTGACAAACAAGATCCTAAAGATATTGATACTGTAACAGGTGCTACTCACTCAACAGATAGCTTTAAAGAATATGCAACTCAACTAGTTGAAGCAGCTAAAAAAGGCGATACAACTAAAATCGAAGTTGACAACCAAGTTGACAAATAA
- a CDS encoding NAD(P)/FAD-dependent oxidoreductase, producing the protein MAKTEIVVVGAGYSGIAATKMLSKKLKKNEDVHITLIDRHSYQTMMTELHEVAGGRVEPQAIQYDLQRLFCKRKNVSIVTDNVVNVDKEKKIVETELGSYPFDHLVLGMGGEPNDFGTPGVKEYGFTLWSMDDAIKIRKHIERTVALAAIEPDADKRKSMLNFVVCGSGFTGIEMVGELIDWKDRLAKDNKIQPEDISLMVVEAAPTILNMLDRSDAAKGENYLNKKGVKILKDMPIVEVCEEHIVLKSGEKIPTHTLIWTAGVKANHDAEEFDMESGRANRLIANEYMQAKGFEDKNIYVVGDLVYYEEPDKEDRPTPQIVQAAEQTGLCAATNILATINGTEKEAYKGKYDGFMVSIGSKYAVACVFGKYHMSGFFAMLMKHIINLRYFFDVRSGYYMFQYIMHEFFRIKDQRNIFRGHTSRNSNVLWSVPLRIFYGTVWLVEAMKKVIGNGKLSQPSTWFGEGSWFSDTVVFPFEWLQQSTDATSGASEAAEAATDAVAAHPTFGLSYAYGEDPMPVFKSMPDWFGSIMKFFMPNTEVALFMQKFMTIVEIAIGIAIIIGLFTWLANAATIVLVIMFCLSGMFFWVNIWFLFVAFALMNGSGRAFGLDKHVVPWLQHKLGRWWYGDIKARYGEKA; encoded by the coding sequence ATGGCTAAAACAGAGATAGTTGTCGTAGGTGCTGGTTATTCTGGTATTGCAGCAACAAAAATGTTATCCAAAAAGCTAAAGAAAAATGAAGATGTTCATATCACATTAATTGATCGTCATTCGTACCAAACAATGATGACTGAACTACACGAGGTTGCTGGTGGACGTGTTGAGCCTCAAGCAATTCAATATGATCTACAACGTTTATTCTGTAAACGTAAAAATGTTAGCATTGTGACAGATAATGTCGTAAATGTTGATAAAGAAAAGAAAATTGTTGAAACCGAATTAGGTTCATATCCTTTTGACCACCTAGTTTTAGGTATGGGTGGGGAGCCAAATGATTTTGGAACTCCTGGTGTTAAAGAGTACGGATTTACTTTATGGTCAATGGATGATGCAATTAAAATTCGTAAACATATTGAGCGTACAGTCGCTCTTGCTGCTATTGAACCAGATGCTGACAAACGTAAATCAATGTTAAATTTTGTTGTTTGTGGTTCTGGATTTACTGGTATTGAAATGGTTGGGGAGTTAATCGACTGGAAAGATCGTTTAGCAAAAGATAACAAAATCCAACCTGAAGATATTAGCTTAATGGTCGTTGAAGCTGCTCCGACTATTTTAAATATGTTAGATCGTAGTGATGCTGCTAAGGGTGAAAACTACTTAAATAAAAAAGGCGTTAAAATCTTAAAAGATATGCCGATTGTTGAAGTTTGTGAAGAACATATTGTCTTAAAATCAGGAGAGAAAATTCCAACTCATACTCTAATCTGGACTGCTGGTGTTAAAGCTAATCATGATGCAGAAGAGTTTGATATGGAATCAGGTCGTGCTAACCGTTTAATTGCAAATGAATATATGCAAGCTAAAGGTTTTGAAGATAAAAATATCTATGTTGTTGGGGATTTAGTTTATTATGAAGAGCCTGACAAAGAAGATCGTCCAACTCCTCAAATCGTTCAAGCTGCTGAGCAGACAGGCTTATGTGCTGCAACTAATATCTTAGCAACAATTAATGGTACCGAAAAAGAAGCTTACAAAGGTAAGTATGATGGTTTCATGGTATCTATTGGTTCTAAATATGCTGTAGCTTGTGTCTTTGGTAAATATCATATGAGCGGATTCTTCGCTATGTTGATGAAACATATTATTAACCTACGCTACTTCTTTGACGTACGTTCTGGTTATTACATGTTCCAATACATTATGCATGAATTCTTCCGTATTAAAGATCAACGTAATATCTTTAGAGGTCACACATCTCGTAATAGTAACGTTTTATGGTCTGTTCCTCTTCGTATTTTCTATGGTACTGTTTGGTTAGTAGAAGCCATGAAGAAGGTTATCGGTAATGGTAAATTATCACAGCCAAGTACATGGTTTGGTGAAGGATCTTGGTTCTCTGATACAGTTGTCTTCCCATTTGAGTGGTTACAACAGTCAACTGATGCGACAAGCGGGGCTTCTGAGGCTGCTGAAGCTGCAACTGATGCAGTAGCAGCTCATCCAACATTTGGTTTAAGTTATGCTTACGGGGAAGATCCAATGCCAGTGTTTAAGTCGATGCCAGACTGGTTTGGCTCAATCATGAAATTCTTCATGCCAAACACTGAAGTTGCTCTATTTATGCAAAAATTCATGACAATTGTTGAAATAGCAATAGGTATTGCTATTATCATTGGTCTATTTACTTGGTTAGCTAATGCTGCAACAATTGTTTTAGTTATCATGTTTTGTTTATCTGGGATGTTCTTCTGGGTTAACATTTGGTTCCTATTTGTTGCCTTTGCCTTAATGAATGGCTCAGGTCGTGCCTTTGGTCTTGATAAACATGTTGTGCCTTGGTTACAACATAAACTTGGCCGCTGGTGGTACGGAGACATTAAAGCTCGGTACGGTGAAAAAGCTTAA
- a CDS encoding Gx transporter family protein has product MSKNKTIIYIALLVAQGVILGLLENMIPFPFAIAPGAKLGLANLITIIAIFTLPTRDSFILVVLRLFLTTLLGGTVSTLMYSAAGAFLSYLGMILLKQLGPKRISTIGISAFGGFLHNVGQLFVASWIAQSWTVMLYLPVLSWIGILAGIAIGIAANYLMLHVKTIEEFKLSYDQQSAR; this is encoded by the coding sequence ATGTCAAAAAACAAAACAATTATATATATTGCTCTACTTGTGGCTCAAGGTGTTATTTTAGGTTTGCTAGAAAATATGATTCCCTTTCCCTTTGCCATCGCTCCAGGAGCTAAACTTGGATTAGCTAATCTAATTACCATTATTGCCATTTTCACTTTACCTACAAGAGATAGTTTCATTCTAGTTGTGTTACGACTTTTTCTAACTACTCTACTTGGTGGAACTGTCTCTACCTTAATGTATAGCGCTGCTGGAGCTTTTTTAAGTTATTTGGGTATGATATTATTGAAACAACTTGGACCAAAACGGATTAGCACTATTGGAATTAGTGCATTTGGTGGCTTTTTACATAATGTCGGACAGTTGTTTGTAGCAAGTTGGATTGCCCAATCTTGGACTGTCATGCTCTATCTTCCTGTTCTTTCATGGATAGGAATATTAGCAGGGATTGCTATAGGAATTGCCGCTAATTATCTCATGTTACATGTTAAAACGATTGAAGAATTTAAATTGTCTTATGATCAACAATCTGCTAGATAA
- a CDS encoding polyprenyl synthetase family protein, giving the protein MDIHSMWDEYPSLKKDLNKTLKLMSEQITIPNPEVQETILDLFHAGGKLLRPAYLLLFSEFGKKTDKKKSIALAAAMETLHTATLIHDDIIDEADTRRGVPTLQTKFDTDVAVYAGDYLFIVCFKILIQFQNSLKSIELNTTSMEKVLLGELGQMDERYNMAIIIDDYLENISGKTAELFALSCFLGAYENGANYLLAKKCRNIGKEIGMAFQIVDDILDYTQDEITIGKPVLEDVKQGVYSLPLICAMSSHKDVFEPLLAKKNNISTEDAVYIYQLVHDYGGVKKAYDLAEEYTNKALSGIASLPENTQQTKHTIYNITENVLKRTN; this is encoded by the coding sequence ATGGATATCCATTCAATGTGGGACGAGTACCCATCTCTAAAAAAAGATTTAAATAAAACACTTAAATTAATGTCAGAGCAAATTACCATTCCTAACCCAGAAGTCCAAGAAACAATTTTAGATTTATTTCATGCTGGCGGAAAATTACTTAGACCAGCCTATCTATTACTTTTTTCTGAATTTGGCAAAAAAACGGATAAGAAAAAATCTATTGCTCTAGCTGCTGCTATGGAGACTCTTCATACTGCCACACTAATTCATGATGATATTATTGATGAAGCTGATACTAGACGTGGTGTGCCAACACTACAGACAAAATTCGATACTGATGTAGCTGTCTATGCTGGTGACTATCTATTTATTGTCTGCTTTAAAATTTTAATCCAGTTTCAAAATTCACTAAAAAGTATTGAGTTAAACACTACTAGTATGGAAAAAGTTTTACTAGGTGAATTGGGGCAAATGGATGAGCGGTATAACATGGCTATCATTATTGATGATTATCTAGAAAATATATCTGGCAAAACAGCTGAGTTATTTGCTCTTAGTTGTTTTTTAGGAGCTTATGAAAATGGGGCGAACTATTTACTAGCAAAAAAATGTCGAAACATCGGAAAAGAGATTGGCATGGCTTTTCAAATTGTAGATGATATTTTAGATTACACCCAAGATGAAATAACCATAGGAAAACCAGTTTTAGAAGATGTGAAACAAGGTGTGTATAGCCTGCCACTTATCTGTGCTATGTCTAGTCATAAAGACGTTTTTGAGCCTTTATTAGCTAAAAAAAATAATATCTCAACTGAGGATGCGGTATATATCTATCAGTTAGTTCATGACTATGGTGGTGTAAAAAAAGCTTATGATTTGGCTGAAGAATACACAAATAAAGCACTCAGTGGCATTGCTTCTTTACCTGAGAATACTCAACAAACAAAACATACAATCTATAACATTACAGAAAATGTTTTAAAACGAACAAATTAG
- a CDS encoding ABC-F family ATP-binding cassette domain-containing protein, whose protein sequence is MIIVSDVSLQFPDRKLFDDVNIKFTPGNCYGLIGANGAGKSTFLKILSGEIEPSTGYVALGPDERLATLSQNHFGYEDYTVLETVIMGHERLYAVMKEKDAIYMKEDFSDEDGIKAAELEGEFAELNGWEAEPEAASLLQGLNIPESLLDVKMSELTAGQKVKVLLAQALFGQPDVLLLDEPTNGLDRESIAWLEEFLINFDNTVITVSHDRHFLNKVCTHMADLDFGKIKIYVGNYDFWLESSQLAARLQSDQNAKKEEKVKELQAFIARFSANASKSKQATSRKKMLEKIEIDDIQPSSRRYPFVGFKAEREIGNDLLQVENISKTIDGKKVLDNISFTLRKDDKVAFIAKDDTITTILFKIIMGEMEPDSGTVRWGVTTTQAYLPKDTSSEFDNDMTILDWLRQYASKEEDDNTFLRSFLGRMLFSGEDVLKQVNVLSGGEKVRCMLSKLMLSKANVLVLDDPTNHLDLESITALNDGLIAFNGSILFSSHDHQFIETIANRIIAVSDQGVIDRAETTYDEFLENDTVKKQLKDMFK, encoded by the coding sequence ATGATTATTGTTTCAGATGTCAGTTTACAATTTCCTGACCGTAAATTATTTGATGATGTTAATATCAAATTCACACCAGGTAACTGTTACGGGTTAATTGGTGCAAATGGTGCAGGAAAATCTACATTTTTAAAAATTTTATCTGGTGAGATTGAACCATCAACTGGATATGTTGCACTTGGACCAGACGAGCGTCTAGCAACACTTAGCCAGAATCACTTTGGCTATGAAGATTACACTGTTTTAGAAACAGTTATTATGGGACATGAACGCCTTTATGCTGTCATGAAAGAAAAAGATGCTATCTATATGAAAGAAGATTTTTCTGATGAGGATGGTATTAAAGCTGCTGAACTTGAAGGTGAATTTGCTGAATTAAATGGATGGGAAGCAGAACCTGAGGCGGCTAGCCTTTTGCAAGGTTTAAATATTCCTGAATCACTATTAGATGTCAAAATGTCAGAATTGACTGCTGGTCAAAAAGTGAAAGTTTTACTTGCTCAAGCACTATTTGGACAACCTGACGTTCTACTTTTAGATGAGCCTACAAATGGGTTAGACCGCGAATCAATTGCTTGGTTAGAAGAATTTTTAATCAACTTTGATAATACAGTCATTACAGTATCCCATGACCGTCATTTCTTAAATAAAGTATGTACACATATGGCCGATTTAGATTTTGGGAAAATCAAAATTTATGTAGGTAACTATGACTTCTGGTTAGAATCAAGCCAATTAGCTGCTAGACTACAATCGGATCAAAATGCTAAAAAAGAAGAAAAAGTAAAAGAACTACAAGCCTTCATCGCAAGATTTAGTGCCAATGCTTCAAAATCAAAACAAGCAACGTCTCGTAAAAAAATGCTTGAAAAAATTGAAATAGATGATATTCAACCATCATCTAGGCGCTATCCTTTCGTAGGCTTTAAAGCTGAAAGAGAAATTGGTAATGACTTGTTACAAGTTGAAAATATTTCAAAAACAATCGATGGTAAAAAAGTCCTTGATAACATCTCTTTTACTTTAAGAAAAGATGATAAGGTGGCCTTTATTGCTAAAGATGATACTATCACCACTATCTTATTTAAAATCATCATGGGCGAGATGGAACCTGATTCAGGAACAGTTCGCTGGGGTGTTACAACGACTCAAGCTTATTTACCAAAAGATACAAGTAGTGAATTTGACAATGACATGACTATTTTAGATTGGTTACGTCAGTACGCTTCTAAAGAAGAAGATGATAACACCTTCTTACGTAGTTTCCTAGGTCGTATGTTATTTTCTGGAGAAGATGTTTTAAAACAAGTTAATGTCTTATCTGGAGGCGAAAAAGTTCGTTGTATGTTATCTAAATTAATGCTTTCAAAAGCTAACGTTCTTGTTTTAGATGACCCAACGAATCACTTGGACTTAGAGTCAATTACTGCCCTAAATGATGGTTTAATTGCCTTTAACGGCTCTATTCTTTTCTCCAGTCATGACCATCAGTTTATTGAAACTATTGCCAATCGCATTATTGCTGTTTCTGATCAAGGTGTTATTGACCGTGCAGAAACAACGTATGATGAATTCTTAGAAAATGATACAGTGAAAAAACAATTAAAAGACATGTTTAAATAA
- a CDS encoding DUF3290 family protein encodes MNFYTYDYFVYESNNNQVYKYLLVIVTLLLLLLVFLRRTKKKERSKYRDLIMLFSLVLVFLVGTQFNGYQKGKVDKGNLSQMIVFLNSVEKNQQVSSSELSVNSRYLKDKMLLKIGDDYYQVNFNNDNSSFGLEETFLVND; translated from the coding sequence ATGAATTTTTATACATATGATTATTTTGTCTATGAGTCAAATAATAACCAGGTATATAAGTATTTATTAGTTATTGTCACATTATTATTACTACTACTTGTTTTCCTAAGACGAACTAAAAAGAAAGAACGGTCAAAATATCGTGATTTAATTATGCTATTTTCATTAGTGTTGGTATTTTTAGTAGGAACACAATTTAATGGTTATCAAAAAGGTAAGGTTGATAAAGGCAACTTATCTCAGATGATTGTTTTTTTGAATAGTGTAGAGAAGAATCAGCAAGTTTCTTCTAGTGAATTGAGTGTCAATTCAAGGTATTTAAAAGATAAGATGTTGTTAAAAATAGGTGATGATTATTATCAGGTCAATTTCAATAATGATAATAGTTCATTTGGATTAGAAGAAACATTTTTAGTCAATGATTAA